The Leisingera daeponensis DSM 23529 genome includes the window CTACTGGCATTGAGCCTACGCACCTTAATGGGTACAGTAGATGCTTATTCATACGGAGGGGAAGCCGCATGCGCCTAACATCTTTCACGGATTACGGCCTTCGAATGCTGATGAGGATGGCGAGCCAGCCAGAGCAAGGGTTCTCGACTGCCGATCTGGCTAAGGAGTTCCGTCTCTCGCGGAATCACCTGACAAAGATCATGCAACGGTTGGCGCGCGCTGGGATTGTTGAAACCAGGCGCGGTGCCGGTGGCGGCGCCTTCTTGTGCATGCCTGCAGAAAACATCCGGCTTGGTGAAATCGTTGCGTTGCTCGAGCAGGGGCAGGCGCTGGTTGAATGCTTCGGCGTCGACGGTGGCGATTGCACGATTGATGGCCGCTGCCGCTTAAAAGCCAGGTTGCGCCAGGCTGAAGCGGTGTTCCTAGAGGATCTGAATCAGACAACACTTGCGGATATTGCATTGCCGACTCAACGCGCAGCCTGAGGGTGCAAGGCGGAGGGCCATGTTCTCGCCTCATGCCTTCAGGTGAAACAAATCCTTGATATGCACCAGAAGCTTAGAGCCTTCACACTGGTTGTGGCTACGAGGACGGCTGCGGAAGATCCGGTCTCCCTTGTCAACCTTATCAACTAGGCGCGATCCGCGAGGGCGCACGCCGCAAACGCCCGCTGGTTCGCTTTTCCGAAGTCAGTAGGCGATTGCCCCCGCCCTCCGTCCAGAGCCTTAATGCGAAGACTGGACTTCGGTATTGGAAGAAATTTGCCGACTCTCGGCACTCCAAGCACTCCGCCAAAGCGCCGGGGACCGATCGGTTTGGAAACCGGCTGCGCTTGGGGAAGGAGCCGGTCTCTAGCCGTACAGGCTAACGATGGCGGCTAAGTCAGAAAGCAGCAAGCATTTGGATCGGGATCTCAATGCAGTAAGTTTGGCCAAGTTATGGATAGTCCTCACAGAGTTTCAGATTTATCTGCCTGGCTCGCTCCACTAGATCAGCGACGGATTGCTCATCGACGTCATTGGCTGCAATCTTACTGGCATCGTCCGCCCAGTTCTTAATCTCGGCTTCGATCTGGTCCAGTCTTTGGGCTGCCGCACTGTCTTTTTGCCGTGTCCGCATCTGTTCACCCTGCCGTTCTGTGAGCGCCGAGCATAGTTCTGAATGTAGTTGTTCCAGCCTGGAGTTTGATAGTTGCATTGTGGTCTCCTTCGGTTCTGCTCAACTAAAAAACGTATGCGAAGACCGATTTGTTCCGCTTGCCCGAAAGTTGACATTGATTCAGACCTCAGCACTAAGCAGATTCATAACGTGAACCCCCAAAAGTTTGAGCTATGCCTACAGGTACCATAGCCAGAGGTGCTCTACGTAGTGCCGGAGAGCCCCAAGAAACGCCCGGCGGCCTTGTTGTAGCGGGCTGCGTTGTAGCGGGCTGCGCCTTGATCGCAGCGGCATCGCAGTTTAAAGCCGGACCCCGCGGACGACAAGCGCCAGCCGGGGAACCACCAGCCCCAAGCTGCTTGCAAAAGGGCGGTGGAAGTCCTCGAACGCCGCTCTGAAACCGTCGCGCTGATCCTGCGGCAGGGCGGCGTACGTGGCCGCGACGGGACCGAAGCCAGTAACGTATTCATTCCAGACCGTCGCCACATCCGGTGCATAAAGTGTCGTCACCTGTTCGCGAATGTCGATCTTGAAGCGCTCGCCGACAATCGCGTTCAACCAGCTTGAGTGCCCCCAGTCGAAGGGCGAGGCAGGTGGCGGGGGCCCATCTGACCATTCACCGACCAGAGTAAAGAAGCGGGCGATATAGCCATCAGGTTCGTCGGCCCAGGTTGCAAGCGCAAGGCGGCCGCCAGGTCGAAGCACACGCGCCATCTCCGCGACGGCCCTGGATGGTTCGCGTGAGAAGATGACGCCGTAAGTTGAGATCACGCCGTCGAAGCTTTTATCCCGGAAAGGAAGCTCCTCTGCTGCCGCCTGTTGGAAAACTGGACGGGGAACAAACCCGGCCGACAGCGCCTCGGCTGCTTCGAGCATGCCTGGCGCAATGTCAACGCCCGTGACGCTGGCCCCACGCCAAGCAGCAAGCCTGGCGGCCCATCCCGTGCCTGTGCCGATATCAAGTATGCGTTCGCCGGGTCGCGGCCAAAGGGCTTGAACCGTGTGTGAAATTGTGTCGGACAGACCGAACGAAATGCCGTCGTAGGATCTTCCTGGCAGGCCCCACATCCGTGCTTCAGGCCTTAAGGTTTCGCCCATCATCTTAGCCTCCTTTCAATAGCTTCAGTTCGAGTTTGCCAATCAGGTTCGCCAGTGGATACTCCACGATCTGGAGTATTATGAACGAGAAAGTTAAGGTATTCTGCGCACGGCAGGGGAGGCCTCCATGAAGAGTTATGGTCAATTCTGCCCCATCGCCAAAGCTGCGGAGATCTTTTGCGAACGCTGGACAGCGCTGGTCATCCGGAACCTCGGGGCCGGCGCGCAACGGTTCAGCGACATACACCGGGGCGTGCCGCATATGTCTGCGACGCTCCTGACGCAGCGACTGCGCCAACTGGAAGCCGAAGGCCTTGTCGAGCGGCGGCGCAGCGGAACGGGAAAGAGCTGGACCTATCACCTGACAGATGCCGGCGCCGAATTTCTTCCTCTGGTGGGCGCGCTTGGTATCTGGGGGCAACGATGGACGCGGCGCGAGCTTGCCGAAGGCGAACTTGATTTGGGGCTGTTGATTTGGGGATTGGAATACTCGGTAGACCCGGCGGCGTTCGGACCCGAGCGCCATGTGCTCCGGCTCGATGTGTCCGACCAGCCGGATCACAAGAGATTCTACTGGTTTGTGTGCGAGGGCGGAAACCTTGATCTCTGCGTTGCTGATCCCGGAGGCGGAACCGACCTGTTTCTGGAGGCCACATTGGCGGATTTGATCCGGGTATATCGCGGAGATGTCTCCCTGGCTGCCGCCATAGATGACGGACGGATGACGGTCGATGCTGCGCCAAAGCTCATGCGGCGGCTTAAGAGCTGGTTTAACTTCGACACAATGGCAAAAACGCCCCCAGCGGAGGTTTCGGGCGACACATAGGTTTTACATTCGCGGGGGCAGACTTTCATGCCGCGCGGCGAAATCGAGATTCGAGCACAAGTCACTGGATGCTGTGCGAGGTATGAACGTGTGCGAAGCGTCGCTAGCAGCCATTGGTTTTTTGGCGGCGAATTCACTTTGTCCGGCTCCTTGTTGGTCGATCCGCGTTGCTGCGAAAGTGGGAATGAATTTGGCCCCTCGGACTGACTTTCAACGGCCGATTTGGCGACACATGCTGCTTCACAGCGAAAACCACGCCGCACCCGCGAGCGCATACTGCGCCAGCAAACACCCGGAAGGGCAACGGCGGTTTTGTCCCGCACTGTGTGAGCTCACCGGCTGCAATACCTCGCAGTCGCAGCGAATGACCGGAACGGCGGCCCGCGCCGCAGCGCAAAACCTCACCTGGTTGCTTCAAACGGCCGAGTTTGCAAATGACGCTATCTGCGCACAGCGGACGTACGAGAAAACTAGACTACGCTTGCAACGGATGGCGGTTGGCGACGCAGTCGTAAGTTATCGGGCTTGAATGAAACAGTGTCCAAATCCTGCTCCCGCAACCATCGTTTCCGACCAAGCCCCTGCAAACAGCGGGGGCTTTTTCGATTCAGGGCTCCCCAAAGCCATCAGCCCCGCCAATTCCCCAACAAGTTCAAGCTGATGGCCGCCCGGCGCAGCACCGTCCGGAACCATCCGCACCTCTGAAATCAAAGCCCGCAGCGACGCCGTCGCCTCCCGCCGTACCTCCGGCGCATTCAGGGACACTGCCAGGTCCTCTATCAGCTCCCGGTACCGCGCCGACAGGCTCGGGTGAAGCCGCAGGGCAGGGGGCTCCGGATTGTCCGCGATGACCGCCGCCAGGCGGGCCTTCTCACCCTCCAGCTCAGACATCTTGTCCTTCATCGAGGCGGTGTACATGCCGTCCTCGATGGCTGTCAGGATGTTGGCGATCCGGCTCTCCACCTTCTTGAGGGCGTGTTCGGCTTTCTGCCGGTCCTGGCAGGCGCCCGCGGCGGCATCGTTGAAGGCCTTGCGGTATTCCTCCGCAAACTGTGCCAGCAGGTCTGGTGCCAGCAGGCGCTGCTTCAGCCCGGAAAGCACCCGCTCTTCCACTTCTGCCCGGCCGATGGTGGCGCGGTTGGTGCAGACTGCAGCACCCTTGTTACGGGCACCAGCGCAGCCGTAGCGCGTCTTGTTGATCAGCGTGTAGCTGGCGCGGCAGCAGGCGCAGCGCAGGAGACCCGACAGCAGATACGCGGGGCGGCGCGCGCGTTCCAGCTTCGGCCGTTCCGTCAGAACACCCGCCGGGTTCATCGCTTGCCGCACCTCCCCCTGGCGCGTCTTCACCGCCTGCCAGAGCTGATCATCCAGAATACGCAGGCCGGGGACATCCTCCGTGATCCAGTCTTCCGGCGGATTGAGGCGGGACAGCCGTTTCCCGCTGTCGGGGTTGGTATCGTAGGTCAGCCGGTTCCAGACCAGCCGTCCGATATAGAGCTCATTGTTCAGGATGCCGGTGCCGCGTTTGATGTTCCCGGAGATCGTCGACGGGTTCCAGGTGCCGGTTCCTTTGCCGCTCTGCGGGGCAGTTACACCTTCGGCGTTCAGGGCAGCGGCAATCGTGCGGGCGGAAAGCCCGTCTGCATAATCCCGGAAGATCCGTTTGATGACGGCGGCCTCGTCCTGTTCGATCTCCCGGTCGCCGGTGCTGAGCGTGCCGTCGGGCAGGATCTCCCGCTTTACCCGGTAGCCGTAGGAAATCCCGCCAGCGGATTTGCCCTTGGTGACACCCCCCTCCAGCCCGCGCCGTGTCTTCTGGGCCAGGTCCTTGAGGAACATGGTGGACACCAGCCCGCCGACCCCGACCTTCATGTCATCCAGCTCATTCTCCGAAGCCGTGTGGATCTTGACTCCGAAGAAGTTCATGCGCTTCAGCAGGGTTGCGGAATCCGCCATGTCCCGCGACAGCCGGTTCTGGCTCTCGGCGGCGATAACGTCGATCCCGCCGCGTTCGGCTGCCTGGATCAGGCGCTGGTATCCCGGGCGCAGGGCATTCTTGCCGCTGAGCGCGTGATCGGTGAAAACTTCCGTTACCAGCCACCCCTTCTGTTCACACAGGCGGCGGCACAGCCGGATCTGGTCCTCGACCGATGTGTCTTTCTGTTTGTCTGTGGAGTACCGGGCGTAGATGGCAGCGCGGAGACCGGGTGTTGCATTCATGGTCTATTCCTTCGAAGGCGGTTGGCTCCTCTGTGCCGCGATGTCTTGCTGAGCAGCCTGGCGGGCAAGGAGCTGGATGATGTGCAGAAGCGGGTCCGGGCAGTTGGCCTGGCCGTTTGTCTGAGATGTGCCGGAGAGACAGGCTGTCCCTCTGGAATTGACATAGCTCTTCTGGTCCCGTGCCATCCGCCGAGGTCTCCCGCCGCTCCCAGAAACAGGTCCGGGGCGCTCTTCTGATGCTGCTGATTTGGCCGGGGTTTTTCCCGGCACTTGTTGGCTTCATCATATCGGGAGGGGGAGGGCGGCGGGCCCCTTGAACAGGCTACAGTTGCCGCGGCTGGCCGGGTTTATGTGGATAACCCCGCTGGCGGACTCATGTCCGGCGCCAAGCGGGGACGCCGGGCGGCTTGCTTCCGGGAGCCACCCCGCCGCAAACTATTACCGGCAGGGAGTTATACGGAACCTGTGCTGAATGCAGTGGCTTCGTTTGAAATATCATCTCCGGTGCCTGCCGGATCCTTGTACGGGCCGGACTTACGGGGCAGGTCCTTCAGCCAGGAGCGGATAGCGCTGGCGTCAAACTCCCTTTCACGCGTCAAAACCAAAGCCATTTCCCGGAGCAGGTGCCGGTGCGGATACAGCAAGGCGCGGGCGCAATCCTCGGCGTGATCGAGCCGCTCTTGAAGGCGCTTGCGCTCGCTTGCCGTGAGGCGGGCCGGGTCCTGCGGTCCGAACCAGGCGTTGCCGTGGATACCCAGCCCAAGCTCGTGGTCCATCGCCAGCGACAGCCGTGCGGCCTTCGCTAGATCCGAGTTTGGGCCTCCGCCCGCCCCGGCGGAGATCGTCCCGAACACTAGGCGCTCCGCAGCTCGGCCCGCCAGATGGATGGTCATCTGCCTGTCGAAGTCCGCCTCCAGCCCGGCACCCGGCGGTGCGGTACGTTCAGTCAGCCCGCCGGTCGGGCAGAGGCAGACATGTTTGATCTCTTCACCGTAGAGCCAGGCTGTGATGACATGGCCGCATTCATGCACGGCGATGCGCTCATCCAACCGGCTCCGGTATCCTTCTTCCTGGCCGAGGACCTGCTCAAGAAATCTTGGGTCAAAGCTGCGCCCCTGGCGCCGCGCACGTGCCCGGGCTTCGCGGATGCGGGCGTCGATCACGGCCGGGGTTTGCCCGGTCAGGTTCCGGGACAGCGGGAGCAGATCTTGCCCGGAGTCCGGGAAGGCTCTCTCAAGCATGACCAGGATCTGCTGCGGGGTCGGTAGCGGCATCTCGTGATGCAAATCGAAACGGCCGGGACGCAGGATAGCCGGGTCGATTTTTCCGGGAAAATTGGTGGCGCCGATCAGCAGAATGCCTTCTTCGCGGTGCAGCAAATCGATCTGCCGCAGGAACTCGTTGATGACTTGTTGGCGATAAGCTTGATTGCGGTCGCCAGTGTCGGTGCGAGACCCGCAACTGTCGATCTCATCGATGAACAGCACGCAAGGCTTCCGGGATTTGGCGTCCTGGAAACACGTTAGCATCGCCGCCAGCATATCGCCAAGGTGACCCCGTGCTTGCCAGGCTCCAAAGGATCCTTGGATCAACGGGACCCCGGCTGATGCGGCGATGGCCGCGGCCAGTACGGTTTTACCGGTTCCGGGTTCTCCGTGGATCAACAGAGATCTGGACATGTCGCTCCACTCGATCTCACCGCGCTGCCATCTGTGCAGGTCCGCAACCAGGTCCGCCGCAGCCTGGTGGGCAGGAGAGGTGCCGCCGATGGCCTCGAGGGTGAGGGCACCGGCTCCGCTTGCCTGCATCCGGGTTCGGGAAATCGCCGTGGCCAGGCGCTCTGCCGCGCTGCGGGCATCCGGAACGCGCAGTGCCAGCAGAACCTCCGGGTCACCCAGACCGGCCAGCGCACTGTCTTCCGGGAGGACCGGTTCCACGGCCTCGCGGTCGATCTTTCCGGTTGCACTATGGCTGTGCTCCAGCTGCGCCATGATGATATCGCGGCTTAGCGGTTCCAACTTCACCGGGTCGGGCAGGACCGTGCTGAGACTGTCGGGGAGGCTTTCGCCATCGGGCAGCAGGACAAGAAGCGGGCAGAGCTGTTGTAGCGCTTCGCACAGATTGCGCTCGAGGCGGTAAAGGTCGCCGATCCGGGAAGACCCGGTTGATGTGGTGACTTGAAGCACCCGGAGTGTCTGCTCGTGGTGCCGTTCGTCGCCCAGGGTCGTGACCTTCCACTCTTCGGGCAGAATACCGCAACGGCAGGCCGTCAGAATTTGATCGGCGTCCGCGGTCCGGAACCCGGAGAGCACGGTGACGGCGCCCTGAGCAAGCAGGGTGTCCATGACATTCCGGGATGAGACGAAGGTGGCCGCAAGCCGCAGTGCAATCAGGCTCCGGCTGGCGGGCAGGGCGGTTGCGGGGCGGCTGCGTCCCTCATCGTCCAGCGCCCATCCGTCGATGCCGTTTTCCCGGAGCTGATCGAGCTCCTCGCTGTCCCGGTGCTGAGCTGTTGGCAGGTCGTTGAGCGTGTCCAGCAGTCTGGATTTTGGATGGTCTTGCAAAGCGGCGTCACGTTTGCCACCCGCGTTAATTTGATCCGAGATCATCCGGCGCAAAACCTGTTTGCCAAAGGAGACCCAGGCGGGACGGGGAGAGTGAAGCGGGAACTGTGTCATCGGTTGTCTCCGGATAAGATGCAGGCAAAGGGGCGCCGCCCTCCCCGGACTCCGGGTTGGATGGGGCGGCGCTGAGAGGGCGGATGGATGAGAGTCAGGCGGCGCCGTCAGTGGCGATCTCGTCCAGCATCCGGACGATCTCCGCGGTCACGTCCGCGAAATAGATCTCGCTCCTGACATTGATGGATCCGGCGTAAAGATCGGGCGGCGCGATGCTGTCCGGGAAGGCGGTCTTGAGCCTGGTATGCAGCCGCTTCTCTGTCTGCAAGGCAAGCTGCCCGGTCGCCATCGGGACAGTCTTCAGGATCTGTGCTTCCACGCTGCGGTGCTTCAGCAGCTGGTGGCGCAGCCTGGAATCCGGGTTGCGGGAAAAGCCCAGCTTCACCAGCTGCGCGCCATTCGGAAGCTCGAACTGCATGGCGTAGAGGTGGCTCGGTGCGGCGGGCCAGTTCTCTCCGCACCCGCCGCAGCCAAACCTTCCGGTCTGCATGTTGGCACGGGCCACCCTTTGGGTGTGCCCGCATTCCCGATGCCGGTACAGACGATAGTTCGGGTCCCCGTCCGGGTCAGCTCCGATCAGCGTCCAGCCCTGGGCTGCGGCTTCCTTTTGTTCCTTCCGGCTGTGGCAGGTTTCGCAGCGCACGTCGCAGATCCCCGCGGCCGCGCGCTTGATCAGTTCGAGCTGCCGCCGCAGCCGGTGACCGCAGTCTGCAAAGTACAAACCGTAGTGCCGGTCTTCCGGATCGCGGCAGGCCCATTGCAGCCCGGCTGCCGCGGCATCGTCCCGCCAGCGCGCCTCGACGCAATGCGGGCAGAAGGGCTGGTTGTTCATCAACACAAAGAGTTTGCTTACGTGCGTTGCCCCGCAGGCCTTGCAGGA containing:
- a CDS encoding RrF2 family transcriptional regulator, translated to MRLTSFTDYGLRMLMRMASQPEQGFSTADLAKEFRLSRNHLTKIMQRLARAGIVETRRGAGGGAFLCMPAENIRLGEIVALLEQGQALVECFGVDGGDCTIDGRCRLKARLRQAEAVFLEDLNQTTLADIALPTQRAA
- a CDS encoding class I SAM-dependent methyltransferase; translation: MMGETLRPEARMWGLPGRSYDGISFGLSDTISHTVQALWPRPGERILDIGTGTGWAARLAAWRGASVTGVDIAPGMLEAAEALSAGFVPRPVFQQAAAEELPFRDKSFDGVISTYGVIFSREPSRAVAEMARVLRPGGRLALATWADEPDGYIARFFTLVGEWSDGPPPPASPFDWGHSSWLNAIVGERFKIDIREQVTTLYAPDVATVWNEYVTGFGPVAATYAALPQDQRDGFRAAFEDFHRPFASSLGLVVPRLALVVRGVRL
- a CDS encoding winged helix-turn-helix transcriptional regulator, coding for MKSYGQFCPIAKAAEIFCERWTALVIRNLGAGAQRFSDIHRGVPHMSATLLTQRLRQLEAEGLVERRRSGTGKSWTYHLTDAGAEFLPLVGALGIWGQRWTRRELAEGELDLGLLIWGLEYSVDPAAFGPERHVLRLDVSDQPDHKRFYWFVCEGGNLDLCVADPGGGTDLFLEATLADLIRVYRGDVSLAAAIDDGRMTVDAAPKLMRRLKSWFNFDTMAKTPPAEVSGDT
- a CDS encoding recombinase family protein; the encoded protein is MNATPGLRAAIYARYSTDKQKDTSVEDQIRLCRRLCEQKGWLVTEVFTDHALSGKNALRPGYQRLIQAAERGGIDVIAAESQNRLSRDMADSATLLKRMNFFGVKIHTASENELDDMKVGVGGLVSTMFLKDLAQKTRRGLEGGVTKGKSAGGISYGYRVKREILPDGTLSTGDREIEQDEAAVIKRIFRDYADGLSARTIAAALNAEGVTAPQSGKGTGTWNPSTISGNIKRGTGILNNELYIGRLVWNRLTYDTNPDSGKRLSRLNPPEDWITEDVPGLRILDDQLWQAVKTRQGEVRQAMNPAGVLTERPKLERARRPAYLLSGLLRCACCRASYTLINKTRYGCAGARNKGAAVCTNRATIGRAEVEERVLSGLKQRLLAPDLLAQFAEEYRKAFNDAAAGACQDRQKAEHALKKVESRIANILTAIEDGMYTASMKDKMSELEGEKARLAAVIADNPEPPALRLHPSLSARYRELIEDLAVSLNAPEVRREATASLRALISEVRMVPDGAAPGGHQLELVGELAGLMALGSPESKKPPLFAGAWSETMVAGAGFGHCFIQAR
- a CDS encoding AAA family ATPase — translated: MTQFPLHSPRPAWVSFGKQVLRRMISDQINAGGKRDAALQDHPKSRLLDTLNDLPTAQHRDSEELDQLRENGIDGWALDDEGRSRPATALPASRSLIALRLAATFVSSRNVMDTLLAQGAVTVLSGFRTADADQILTACRCGILPEEWKVTTLGDERHHEQTLRVLQVTTSTGSSRIGDLYRLERNLCEALQQLCPLLVLLPDGESLPDSLSTVLPDPVKLEPLSRDIIMAQLEHSHSATGKIDREAVEPVLPEDSALAGLGDPEVLLALRVPDARSAAERLATAISRTRMQASGAGALTLEAIGGTSPAHQAAADLVADLHRWQRGEIEWSDMSRSLLIHGEPGTGKTVLAAAIAASAGVPLIQGSFGAWQARGHLGDMLAAMLTCFQDAKSRKPCVLFIDEIDSCGSRTDTGDRNQAYRQQVINEFLRQIDLLHREEGILLIGATNFPGKIDPAILRPGRFDLHHEMPLPTPQQILVMLERAFPDSGQDLLPLSRNLTGQTPAVIDARIREARARARRQGRSFDPRFLEQVLGQEEGYRSRLDERIAVHECGHVITAWLYGEEIKHVCLCPTGGLTERTAPPGAGLEADFDRQMTIHLAGRAAERLVFGTISAGAGGGPNSDLAKAARLSLAMDHELGLGIHGNAWFGPQDPARLTASERKRLQERLDHAEDCARALLYPHRHLLREMALVLTREREFDASAIRSWLKDLPRKSGPYKDPAGTGDDISNEATAFSTGSV